In the Vibrio hippocampi genome, CACAGGGAACGTGATATACCAAGGGGCATATTCACCCAGTGTTAAGCAGACGATACCAATACCAAGACCACCAATATACGCCTGACCTTCACCACCGATATTAAATAGACCAGCATGAAACGCGACGGCAACGGCTAAGCCTGTGAAAATAAAGCCTGTCGTGTAGTACAGGGTATAACCTGCACCCTCAGCATAACCGAAAGCACCCATCCACATGGTTTTCGCGGCATCAATAGGATTGATATCGATATAGATAAACAATAGGGCAGACACTAGAAAAGCAACGAGTACGTTGATTGCTGGAAGCAGTGCCATATTTACCCAAGCTGGTACTTTAGCTTGGCTCATGAGTGATCTCCTTGAGATACGGTATTCGCTTCACTAGAAGCGGTTTTCTGAAGATGCTCTGGCATAATGTTTGCCATCATCAAGCCTAAGGTCTTTTCATCAGCATCGGCGATAGACACTTCGCCGACAATGGCACCGTCAAACACCACAAGAATGCGGTCGGCAAGGCTGAGAATTTCATCCAGTTCTACAGAGACCAACAGCACCGCTTTGTCGGCGTCACGCGCCGCAATGATTTGCTTGTGAATGTACTCGATAGCACCGATATCCACGCCACGGGTCGGTTGACCGATCAGAATAACATCGGGGTCTTGTTCCATTTCACGAGCGATGACCAACTTCTGCTGGTTACCACCGGAGAAGTTAGCGGTTTTGAGCGTGGTATCGTTAGGGCGCACGTCCCATTTATCCATGCTCTGTTGACAGGCTTGTTTGATCGCTGCTTTATTTTGCAATAAACCCTTGTTGTATTGCGGAAGATGATGAAAGCCAAGGATATAAGCTTCTTGTGCTTCAAACTTATTGATCAGTCCCTGCTTATGTCTATCTTCTGGAATATGACCCACACCCGCTGCGCGGACCTGCTGAGGATCCAAAGCTTGAGTTGCAGAAATGGTTTGACCGTTAAGCTCAATTTGACCTGAGTGAGGTTTGGTAATACCCGCCAGCAGATTTAAGATCTCTGATTGACCGTTACCCGATACACCAGCAATACCGACTACTTCACCCTGTTTTACGCCAAAGCTCACACTTTTAACGCGCTCAACGCCAGCGTCATCAAAGTACTGAAGGTCAGTCACCTTAATTAGTTCTTTCTTCGGTGCCGCTTCTTGTTTATCCACTTTAAGGCGGACTTTGCGACCCACCATAAGCTCAGCGAGTTGCTCTTTATCGGTTTCTGCCGTAACGACATGAGAAACCATTGCGCCTTGGCGCATCACAGAGACATTGTCGGTGATCGCTAATACTTCTCTTAGCTTATGGGTAATGATCATCACTGTCGTACCTTGGGCACGCAGTTTGTCTAAAATTCGGAATAGGTGATCCGCTTC is a window encoding:
- a CDS encoding ABC transporter ATP-binding protein, with protein sequence MTTGSSFAIELENIDKRFGAVHANRAINLQVPAGTIHGIIGENGAGKSTLMSIIYGFYHADSGSMKVNGQTYKPANSQEAIASGIGMVHQHFMLVDTFTVLENIVLGAEDGWKLSESLGKARKKLKALADDYGLEIPLDTVVGQLPVGLQQRVEILKALYRGAKILILDEPTGVLTPQEADHLFRILDKLRAQGTTVMIITHKLREVLAITDNVSVMRQGAMVSHVVTAETDKEQLAELMVGRKVRLKVDKQEAAPKKELIKVTDLQYFDDAGVERVKSVSFGVKQGEVVGIAGVSGNGQSEILNLLAGITKPHSGQIELNGQTISATQALDPQQVRAAGVGHIPEDRHKQGLINKFEAQEAYILGFHHLPQYNKGLLQNKAAIKQACQQSMDKWDVRPNDTTLKTANFSGGNQQKLVIAREMEQDPDVILIGQPTRGVDIGAIEYIHKQIIAARDADKAVLLVSVELDEILSLADRILVVFDGAIVGEVSIADADEKTLGLMMANIMPEHLQKTASSEANTVSQGDHS